AGCTGCCGCTTCGTCTCGTCCGGCATGGCCGACACGCGCGAGTTCATCAACAAGCGTCTCGACGTGCCGACCCTCTACATCGAATCCGACCTGATCGATCCGCGCTACTGGTCGGACGCGCAGATCAAGAACCGCGTCGACGCCTTCTTCGAAGCGCTGCACCAGCGCGGCGGCGGCGCGCCCCTGGCCCGCAAGACCGTGGCGACGGCCTGAAAGGAGAACACACATGAAATACGTTGCAGGAGTGGACGTCGGATCGACGCAGACCAAGGCGATCATCGTCGACGAGAACAAGGCCATCGTCGGGCGCGCGCTGCTCGACATGGAGACCAGCATGGTGACGGTGGCGCAGGACGCCTTCCGCGCCGCGCTCGACAACGCCGGCATCGCCGAGGGCGACGTCGTCTGGGTGGCCGGCACAGGCTACGGCCGCTACAAGGTGACCTTCGGCCGCGAGCAGGTGACGGAGATCAGCTGCCACGCGCGCGGCGCGGTCTCGCTGTTCCCGATGACGCGCACGGTGATCGACATCGGCGGCCAGGACACCAAGGCGATCCGCGTCGGCGCCGACGGCAAGGTCGAGGACTTCACCATGAACGACAAGTGCGCCGCCGGCACCGGGCGCTTCCTCGGCGCCGCCTCCTACGCCCTCGAGATGCCCCTCGCCGAGCTGGGCCCGCTGGCGATGAAATCGACCAACCCGGTGCGCATCACGACGACCTGCACGGTGTTCGCCGAGTCGGAGATCATCAGCCACCTCGCCAAGGGCATTCCTTCCGAGGACGTGCTGATGGGCGTGCACCAGGCCATCGCCAGCCGCTGCGTGTCGCTGGCGCGGCGCGTCGGCATCGAGCCGGAAGTGACCTTCACCGGCGGCGTCAGCCGCAACGTGGCGATGGTCAGGCTGATCGAGGAGTTGATCGGCATGCGCATCAACGTCAGCCAGGACGCGCATTTCTGCGGCGCGCTGGGCGCCGCGCTGTTTTCCCACGACCGCATGTTCGGCGCAGCGGCGCAGCCCGCCCTCGCCATGGCAGAGGAGGCTTGATCATGTACGTTGCAGGCATCGACATCGGATCCACCTATTCCAAGGCCATCCTGATCGACGGCGAGCGCAAGGTCGTCGGCCAGGCGGTGCGCCGCACCGGCTTCAAGCTCAACCAGGCCTCCGAGGGCGTCTTCGAGGAACTGCTGAAGAATGCCGGCGTCGCCCGCGAGGACGTCACCTACGTCGCGGCGACCGGCTACGGCCGCCACACGGTGGCCTTTCGCCACACCCAGGTGACCGAGCTCACCGCCCACGCCCATGCGGCGGCGCATCTCTTCCCCGACACGCGCACCCTCCTCGACATCGGCGGCCAGGACATCAAGGCCGTCCGCGTGGACGGCGACGGCCGCGTGCGCGCCTTCCGCCTCAACGACAAGTGCGCCGCCGGCACCGGCGCCTTCCTCGAGAAGACGGCGCGCTACCTCGGCCTCACCACCGCCGACATCGGCCCCTACGCGCTGCGCGCGACCAAGCCCGTGGAAGTCAGCAGCGTCTGCGCGGTGTTCGCCGAATCCGAGGTCATCAACCACCTCGCCAACGGCGTGCCGGCGGAAGACATCATGATGGGCGCCATGGTGGCGCTGGGCGGTCGCGCCGTGCAGCTGATGCGCCGCGTCGGCCTCGAAGCCGGCTACATGCTGACCGGCGGCATGACGCACAACGCGGCGATGATCAAGGCGCTCGAGGACAACCTGAAGGGCAAGTTCAACATCGCGCCGAACGGGCTCGGCCAGTTGAACGGCGCCATGGGCGCGGCGCTGCTCGGCTTGCGCCGCGCCGAGAAGCTGCTCGCCGAAGGCAAGCCGATCCCGCCGACGGCGGCCAACCTCGGTGCCGTCGACGCACCGACCCGCAAGCGCTGGTCGGCCATCGCCGTGAAGAAGGCGGCGGAGCCCTGCGCGCCCGGCGGCGATTGCCCGGTAGTGGCCAAGGTGACGCTGCATCCGGCCGGCGCCGCCGCGTGAAAGGAAACCCGCCATGACCTACGTCGTCACCGAAGCCTGCATCCAGTGCAAGCACACCGACTGCGTCGACGTCTGCCCCGTCGACGCCTTCCGCGAGGGGCCGAATTTCCTGGTCATCGACCCGAACGAGTGCATCGACTGCACGCTGTGCGTGCCGGAATGCCCGGTCGACGCCATCTACGCGGAGGAGGAGGTGCCCGACGGCATGCAGGAGTACATCGCCCTCAACGCCGAGCTGGCCGCCCTGTGGCCGGCCATCGTCGAGAAGAAGGACGCCCTGCCGGAGGCGGAGCGCTGGGGACGCGTCAAGGAAAAGCGCGACGAACTGCGCCGCGAGTAGGGGCGTGCCGTAAAAGATGTAGATAATATATTGCTTATCGTCCGCAACGGCGCTATATTGAAGATGTAAACGATATACATCATTAACCGCCAGCGAAGGGAGCACGGAGATGGGCGTCATCGTCGAAGCGGGCCTGCGCCGCCCCCCGGCAGCACTGCCGCCGCCCGGCGGCGCGAAATGGACGGCGGAGCGCGTGCTGTCGATCCGCCGCTGGACGCCGACGCTGCTCTCCATCCGCCTGACGCGCCATAAAGGCTTCCGCTTCACGCCGGGGCACTACGCCCGGCTGGGGCTGGAGGGCGAGGGCGGAGCGGTGTGGCGGCCCTTCTCCGTCGTCTCGGCGGCCTACGACGAGCATCTCGAGTTCCTCGCCGTGCTGGTGCCGGGCGGCGCCTTTTCCGCGCGCCTGGAAAGGCTCGCCGCGGGCGATACCGTGCTCGTCGAGAAGGCCAGCTACGGCTTCCTCACCCTCGATCAGCTGGCGCCGGGCCGGGAACTGTGGCTGCTGGCCAGCGGCAGCGGCCTCGGCCCCTTCGTCTCCATCCTGCGCGAGCCGCAGGTCTGGCAGGACTTCGAGCGCCTGATCGTGGTGCACAGCGTGCGGCGCGAGGCCGAGCTGGCCTACCGTGACGGCATCCTGGCGCTGCCCGGCGAAGAATTGTTCGCCGGCGCCCGGGCGAAGCTGCGCCACATTCCCGTCGTCACGCGCGAGCCCGGCACGGCCGCGTTTTCGGCGCGCATTCCGCAACTCCTTGGCGACGGCCGCCTCGAGGCGGCGGCCGGCGTGCCGCTGACGCGCGAGGACGCGCGCGTTATGGTCTGCGGCAACCCCGAGATGGCGCGCGAACTGCGCGGCCAGCTCTCCGCGCGCGGCCTGCAGACCGGCCGCCGCGGCGTCGCCGGCCAGATGGCCTTCGAGAATTACTGGTAGGCCTCACAGGCTGTAACATAGGCGGGGTTGGCGCCGGCGCGGCCGGCCGCTTGCCTTGAGGAGAGGCCATGGAACGCTTCACCATCTCGCTCGACGAGAAGCTGGCCAAGGAATTCGACCGGTTGATCCGCGAGCGCGGCTACAGCAACCGCTCGGAGGCGGTGCGCGACATCCTGCGCGAGAAGCTGGAGGCGAGCCGCCTCGCCCGCGAGGAGGCGCCCGACTGCATCGCCGCGCTCTCCTACGTCTACAACCACCACGAACGCGACCTCGCCGAGCGGCTCACCGCGCAGAGCCACGACCACCACGACCTCACCGTGTCGACCATGCATGCCCACCTCGACCACGACAACTGCCTCGAGACGGTGATCCTGCGCGGGCCGACTGCGGCGGTGCGCGCCTTCGCCGATTCCGTGACGGCCGAGCGCGGCGTGCGCCACGGCGCGCTCAACCTGATTCCCGCCGACGTCAACGCCGGCCGCAAGCACCATCACGGCCACCACCACGGGCCGGACCACCCCTACCACGTGCACAGCCGGCCGAAGAGCTGACCATGCCGAAGCGGCCCGATCCCAAGCCGGCGCAGGAAACGCAGGTCTACCTGCCGACCCTGCCGGCGCACGTGCTCGACCGCCCGCCTGAGGGCGTCGGCGAGGACGTCTGGATCGACGTCATCCGCAAGATGGACGAGGTGTACTCCGACCTCCTGCAGTACGAGGTGGCGCTGGAGGAGAAGAACGCCAAGCTCGAGGAGACGCAGAAGTTCATCTTCAGCGTGCTTACCTCGATGTCCGACGTGCTGGTGGTGTGCGACCGCCACGGCGTCATCCAGGAGGTGAACCAGGCGCTCGCCGACCTGGTGGGAAAAAGCGAGGCCGAGCTGCGCGGCACGCCGCTGATCGACCTCTTCGCCGACGACGCCTCGCGCGAGCAGGCGCGCCGCTTCCTGCGCGACCTGCACAGCGAGCGCATCCAGGACTGCGAGCTGCACTTCAAGTGCCGCTACGCGCCGGAAATGCCGGTGGCGGTGAACTGCACGCCGCGCCTGTCGCCGGTCGGCAAGTTCGTCGGCATGGTGATGACCGGCCGCCCGGTGGGCGACCTGCGCCGCGCCTACGACCAGCTGCGCCAGGCGCACGAGGACCTCAAGCTCGCCCAGCAGCAGCTCATCCATTCCGAGAAGATGGCCTCGCTCGGCCGCCTGGTCGCCGGCGTCGCGCACGAACTGAACAACCCGATCAGTTTCGTCCTCGGCAACGTCTATGCCCTGCAGCGCTACGGCAGTCGCATGCAGGAATACCTCGCCGCCATCCACGCCGGCCGGCCGGCGGCAGAGGTGGCCGAGCTGCGCAAGAGCCTGCGCATCGACCGCCTGATGGAGGACATGAAGCCGCTCATCGACGGCACCATCGAGGGCGCCGAGCGCACGCGCGACATCGTCGCCGGCCTGAAGCGCTTCTCGGCGCAGGACCGCGGCGAGGAGGAAACCTTCAACCTGGCCGAGGTGCTGGAGCGCTCGGTGCACTGGGTGGCGAAGGCCTCGGGATCGAAAATCAAGGTCAGCCTCGACGTGCCGAAGGAGATTCCCGTCTCGGGATCATCCGGCCAGATGCAGCAGGTGCTGGTGAACCTGGTGCAGAACGCGATCGACAGTACGGAGCACCAGCCCGATGCCCGGCTGGATATCCGCGCCGAGCCGCGCGCCCGCAGCGTGGTGCTCACCTTCCGCGACAACGGGCCGGGTTTCAGGGATGACAGCCTCGGCCACGTCTTCGATCCCTTCTTCACCACCAAGCCGGTCGGCAAGGGCACCGGGCTGGGCCTGTCGATCAGCTACGGCATCGTCGAGCGGCACCGCGGCCAGTTGAAGGCCTCCAACCATCCGGAAGGCGGCGCCGTGCTGACACTGACTTTGCCGCTGGCCGGTTAGGCGCTTTCCCATAAAGCTTCATACCGGCAGCGTCCTTTGCGACAGTTTTCGGCCGGCCCGTAAAACATCTTGCGAAACAAGGCGATATTCAAACGACGGGCTGGCACGAATCCTGTTAGGAAAAACTATAATTTCTTCATACGAACCGGCAGACTGAAGTCATGGAATCCCTACCGAACGACTGGCTGGCGCTGATGTTCCTGGTATTCATGCTGGGCGTGAAGCATGGCCTGGATGCCGATCACCTCGCCACCATCGACGGCCTGACCCGCTTCAACGCCCGCCGCAACACGCGCCTGGCGCGCTACTGCGGCTTCCTGTTCTCGCTCGGCCACGGTGCCATCGTCGTCGCCATCGCGCTGGTCGTCGGCACCTTGGCGCACAGCTGGGCCGTGCCGGAGTGGATGGAAGACCTCGGCGCCTGGATTTCCATCACCTTCCTCGCGCTGCTCGGCAGCCTGAATCTGGTCGCCGTGCTCTCCGCGCAGCCGGACCAGGTGGTGCAGCCGGTGGGATTGAAGGGGCGTTTCCTCGGCCGTCTGCAGCGCACCGGCAACCCGCTGCTCATCGCCGCCGTCGGCGCGCTGTTCGCGCTGTCCTTCGACACCATGAGCCAGGCGACGCTGTTCGCCCTGACCGGCACGCAGTTCGGCGGCGTGTCGCACGCACTGACTTTGGGGCTGATCTTCATGCTCGGCATGATGCTGATGGACGGCGTGAACGGACTCTGGATCGCGCGCCTGATCCGCCGCGCCGACCGCCTCGCCTGCATCGCCTCGCGCGTCATGGGGCTGGCGGTGGGCGGGCTGTCGCTGCTGGTCGCCGGGTTCGGCTTCGCCCGCTACGCTTCGCCGGAAGTCGGCGCCTGGTCAGACGGCAAGGAACTCGCCTTCGGCCTCGCCTTTGTTGCCGTGATCGCCTTGAGCTTCCTGCTCGCCCTGAAGCTCGCCCGCAGCGAACCTGTGCGTGCGCAGTCGTAGCCCGTTCCGCTTACCTGCGTACAACCTCGAGCTGATGCCGGGGCGCATCTTTGCACCGACTGCAAGACATTGAAAATAATTGTTGATAAACGCAGTCAACCTTTGATTTTGATCAAGGCTGCACCACGCTCCTCCCTATAACTTTGCCCTCGTAATTCTGGTCTTCAGAAACCTCGGGAAAGTCCGTTATCCCACTTCTGAATGCGACCGTCTCTTCAGCAGTCGGCTGCCTTGTTCTCGTGGGCGACTGCTCTTCCGGGCCGAGAAGTTGCCCAAAATATCGGGATCGTTCGCCTGTGGCGGACAGGCCTGCTTGCCGGATCCGGCATTGAAAACGACGGAGACTGCGATGGCGGTTGCGCACGGCTGCGCCGATCGAAACGTGTGGCGCGCGAAACTCGCGTGGGGAGCGAGCCCATGCCAGAGATGACATTGCCGCGCCGGCTGCTTCGCCCTACCATCAGCAAAAAGTTCGCCATTTTCTTCGGGCTGATCCTGCTGGTGGTGGCGGCGAACGGCCTGGTCGTCCGCACCCTGCTGAAGGAGCGGGAGGGCATCGCCGCCACGATCAACCTGGCCGGCAGCCTGCGCTACCTGAGCCAGGCCGCCCAGGCCGAATTGCTGCGGCTCGCCGTCGGCCTGACGGCGGATCGCCAGGCCCTCGACGGCTATTTCCGGCGTTTCGAGCACGTGCTGGACACGCTCGGTCGCGGCGGCAGCGTCGACGGCTTCGAGATCGACCGGCTGCCGGCCGGGATCATGCCGCTGGCCGAGTCGGTGCATGCTGCGTGGGCCGACTACCGGACGGATGCCGCCGCCATCCTGCGAAAGCGGGAACTCGGAGAAGGTGCCGCGCGGGAGTTCGAGCATCTCTACGCCGATGCGGCGGCCATACTGGCGATGACCAACGACATCGTCGGCAAGCTGGTCGCGCACGTCGACCTGTCCGAGGCGCGGGCGGTCCGGAGCCTCGTC
The window above is part of the Denitratisoma sp. genome. Proteins encoded here:
- a CDS encoding ferredoxin family protein, whose translation is MTYVVTEACIQCKHTDCVDVCPVDAFREGPNFLVIDPNECIDCTLCVPECPVDAIYAEEEVPDGMQEYIALNAELAALWPAIVEKKDALPEAERWGRVKEKRDELRRE
- the nikR gene encoding nickel-responsive transcriptional regulator NikR; translated protein: MERFTISLDEKLAKEFDRLIRERGYSNRSEAVRDILREKLEASRLAREEAPDCIAALSYVYNHHERDLAERLTAQSHDHHDLTVSTMHAHLDHDNCLETVILRGPTAAVRAFADSVTAERGVRHGALNLIPADVNAGRKHHHGHHHGPDHPYHVHSRPKS
- a CDS encoding ATP-binding protein, with product MPKRPDPKPAQETQVYLPTLPAHVLDRPPEGVGEDVWIDVIRKMDEVYSDLLQYEVALEEKNAKLEETQKFIFSVLTSMSDVLVVCDRHGVIQEVNQALADLVGKSEAELRGTPLIDLFADDASREQARRFLRDLHSERIQDCELHFKCRYAPEMPVAVNCTPRLSPVGKFVGMVMTGRPVGDLRRAYDQLRQAHEDLKLAQQQLIHSEKMASLGRLVAGVAHELNNPISFVLGNVYALQRYGSRMQEYLAAIHAGRPAAEVAELRKSLRIDRLMEDMKPLIDGTIEGAERTRDIVAGLKRFSAQDRGEEETFNLAEVLERSVHWVAKASGSKIKVSLDVPKEIPVSGSSGQMQQVLVNLVQNAIDSTEHQPDARLDIRAEPRARSVVLTFRDNGPGFRDDSLGHVFDPFFTTKPVGKGTGLGLSISYGIVERHRGQLKASNHPEGGAVLTLTLPLAG
- a CDS encoding nickel transporter; this translates as MESLPNDWLALMFLVFMLGVKHGLDADHLATIDGLTRFNARRNTRLARYCGFLFSLGHGAIVVAIALVVGTLAHSWAVPEWMEDLGAWISITFLALLGSLNLVAVLSAQPDQVVQPVGLKGRFLGRLQRTGNPLLIAAVGALFALSFDTMSQATLFALTGTQFGGVSHALTLGLIFMLGMMLMDGVNGLWIARLIRRADRLACIASRVMGLAVGGLSLLVAGFGFARYASPEVGAWSDGKELAFGLAFVAVIALSFLLALKLARSEPVRAQS
- a CDS encoding ferredoxin--NADP reductase; protein product: MGVIVEAGLRRPPAALPPPGGAKWTAERVLSIRRWTPTLLSIRLTRHKGFRFTPGHYARLGLEGEGGAVWRPFSVVSAAYDEHLEFLAVLVPGGAFSARLERLAAGDTVLVEKASYGFLTLDQLAPGRELWLLASGSGLGPFVSILREPQVWQDFERLIVVHSVRREAELAYRDGILALPGEELFAGARAKLRHIPVVTREPGTAAFSARIPQLLGDGRLEAAAGVPLTREDARVMVCGNPEMARELRGQLSARGLQTGRRGVAGQMAFENYW
- a CDS encoding acyl-CoA dehydratase activase, whose protein sequence is MKYVAGVDVGSTQTKAIIVDENKAIVGRALLDMETSMVTVAQDAFRAALDNAGIAEGDVVWVAGTGYGRYKVTFGREQVTEISCHARGAVSLFPMTRTVIDIGGQDTKAIRVGADGKVEDFTMNDKCAAGTGRFLGAASYALEMPLAELGPLAMKSTNPVRITTTCTVFAESEIISHLAKGIPSEDVLMGVHQAIASRCVSLARRVGIEPEVTFTGGVSRNVAMVRLIEELIGMRINVSQDAHFCGALGAALFSHDRMFGAAAQPALAMAEEA
- a CDS encoding acyl-CoA dehydratase activase, translating into MYVAGIDIGSTYSKAILIDGERKVVGQAVRRTGFKLNQASEGVFEELLKNAGVAREDVTYVAATGYGRHTVAFRHTQVTELTAHAHAAAHLFPDTRTLLDIGGQDIKAVRVDGDGRVRAFRLNDKCAAGTGAFLEKTARYLGLTTADIGPYALRATKPVEVSSVCAVFAESEVINHLANGVPAEDIMMGAMVALGGRAVQLMRRVGLEAGYMLTGGMTHNAAMIKALEDNLKGKFNIAPNGLGQLNGAMGAALLGLRRAEKLLAEGKPIPPTAANLGAVDAPTRKRWSAIAVKKAAEPCAPGGDCPVVAKVTLHPAGAAA